The following proteins are encoded in a genomic region of Magnolia sinica isolate HGM2019 chromosome 1, MsV1, whole genome shotgun sequence:
- the LOC131251775 gene encoding uncharacterized protein LOC131251775, protein MEREGPKEIARTIRVVSRDEEGRKRVEKAELNAHNPDTLRYMEKKLHDKGVQRMERHPVDGFGIAHRPPKLGHGGKFTWEGPANPAENVLSAALLAIDEKDPNYVDGDDDIGRGDSDVEGAVVGEVEVAKAAEAKEGVSRIEILPPLQP, encoded by the coding sequence atggaaagAGAAGGCCCTAAGGAGATTGCTAGAACGATTCGCGTGGTGAGCAGAGACGAGGAAGGGCGCAAGAGGGTTGAGAAAGCCGAGCTAAACGCTCACAACCCCGACACCCTCCGCTACATGGAGAAGAAGCTGCACGACAAGGGCGTCCAGCGCATGGAGCGTCACCCCGTCGACGGCTTTGGCATTGCCCATCGCCCGCCCAAGTTGGGCCATGGCGGGAAGTTCACGTGGGAGGGCCCCGCTAACCCTGCTGAGAACGTGCTCTCTGCCGCCCTTCTCGCCATCGATGAGAAGGACCCCAATTACGTGGACGGCGATGATGATATTGGAAGGGGTGATAGTGATGTGGAGGGTGCTGTGGTAGGAGAAGTGGAGGTTGCGAAAGCTGCAGAGGCTAAGGAAGGTGTATCTAGAATTGAAATCTTGCCTCCTCTCCAGCCTTGA